A single genomic interval of bacterium harbors:
- a CDS encoding ion transporter, with translation MAAASVRKRVWQIITVARADDRASRLFDLFIIVLIVLNLAAVILETVPWIYAASPLFFDAFDAFSVAIFSLEYLARLWACTVEERYRRPFVGRLKFAVSPMMLIDLLAVAPFYAALMGDFRAVRALRLFRLFRVLKFARYSKAIRTFANVARAKREELFVALFIMVVAIILSSALMHHLEHEFQPDSFGSIPDAMWWAASTLTTVGYGDVHPMTPLGKLLGSMIAIIGIGLFALPAGILGSGFLEEMQRHRPRTNFCPHCGGDIHRHG, from the coding sequence ATGGCGGCCGCAAGCGTCAGAAAGCGCGTCTGGCAGATCATCACGGTCGCGCGGGCGGACGATCGTGCAAGCCGCCTGTTCGACCTTTTCATCATCGTCCTCATCGTCCTGAATCTCGCCGCGGTCATTCTCGAAACCGTGCCGTGGATCTATGCCGCGTCGCCGCTGTTTTTCGACGCGTTCGACGCGTTTTCCGTCGCGATTTTCTCGCTCGAATATCTCGCGCGGCTGTGGGCCTGCACCGTCGAGGAGCGCTACCGCCGCCCGTTCGTCGGACGGTTGAAGTTCGCCGTCTCGCCGATGATGCTCATCGACCTGCTCGCCGTCGCGCCGTTCTACGCCGCGTTGATGGGGGACTTCCGCGCGGTGCGTGCGCTGCGCCTGTTCCGGCTGTTCCGCGTCCTGAAATTCGCGCGCTACTCGAAAGCCATCCGCACCTTCGCAAACGTGGCGCGGGCCAAGCGCGAGGAACTTTTCGTCGCGCTTTTCATCATGGTGGTCGCGATCATCCTGTCCTCCGCGCTGATGCACCACCTCGAGCACGAATTCCAGCCCGACTCGTTCGGCTCCATTCCGGACGCGATGTGGTGGGCGGCCTCGACGTTGACGACCGTCGGATACGGCGACGTGCACCCCATGACGCCGCTTGGCAAGCTGCTCGGCTCGATGATCGCGATCATCGGCATCGGCCTGTTTGCCCTGCCGGCGGGCATCCTTGGATCGGGATTTCTCG